The genomic DNA ACCTTGGTTTTGATTCAGTTTGATTCAGTCACTGTTTCTAGAACTATTTTTAACGCCCGgtctctctgtctgctcccttCCAGTTACACGTGTACGTTGACTGCTTGGCGTGGCGTGTAGGTCGCAAGACTCTGGCCACACCGGTCGGTGTGAAGTGGGGTCTCACGTGGCTCGGATTCGCTTTTCCTCCCTGACCGACGGCGCCGAGCTCCGTGCCAGGGGCTGCTGGACACTCGTGTGTCTGCTTTGGGGCAGTGTCTCCTCAGaccatttgcccatttttttgtttttatttttatttatttacctttttttgagagagagagcgtgagtgcaCACACACTagcgaggaggggcagaaagagggacatAGAGAATCTTAAAGAGGGTTCCACGCtgagacacggggctcgatcccgtgaccctaggatcatgaccggagccgaaatcaagagtcggacaggcacctgactgagccacccaggcgccctttttgtCTGTTGTCAATTTGGTGACTTGTGTTTCCTTagaaaaagcactttaaaaaaacccCCGTCGTCGCACAAGTTAAGGTTGTTCGCCGGTCGCCTGTTCAGTGGCAGGTTCCGTTTGAGTCACTGAACGGGTGTTGCCGGTACCTTCCCCCCAGAATTAAAAGGGATCTGAGGGGTGAAGGGAGGCTGTGGGGACCGCCCCCACCATGTCCTGTGGCCCAGGCCGTGTGCCGGGAAGCCGCCAGCTGTGGGCTTGTCCGTCCTTCTGTCCGGCAGCGTCCCTCTGGGGAGGAAGCCTGTCTCTGCACAGCTGTCCTGGAGCATctaaggaatgaaaaggaaggaatgtCTGCGTCTTGCTGGTTCAGATCGGATGCAGAAGCGTAAACTGGAAAACAGCAGTTTGTGTTCTTACCTAGATGGTCGCCGAATTGTGGGTTCTCAGCCAGGGACCTGGTGGGTGCCCCAGCCCTGGTGGCTGGCAGAGGGCGGCTCTGTGCTTCGGAGCCTGGGGACGCCGTCGTGCTCCGCCTGTGCCCTGTGCAGCTCTCCCCCCGTGTCCTGCCCTGTGAACGCAGGGCTCCCATCAGACAGAAGGGCCAGCTGGGCAGAAAGCTCAGCTTTGCGCTCCTGACAGTGGAGCCCTGCTCCCTGGGTAGCCTGGTGAGGTCACGTGCACTGGCAGACCCGGGCTCCACACGGGGACGACGGGTCCGGCTTGTGTGGCTCTCTGATGGCCACAGCTGGACTCTAGGCCCTTGGATTTCGAAATGAGGGGCCCTCACATCTGCCTGACACCGTGGAGGGCCCTCTCTCCGGGGACTTCACAGGGTCAGGAGGGGCTAGAAGGGCGGGAAGGCCCCCACTCGAGCAGCGTGTGAGGAGACCCAGAGCACTCCCAGCCTCGGGAAGCGGCCCTCGGGGCCTGGGGGTGCGGCGTCCCCTCGGGGCAGAGCCCCATGGAGGGGGGATTTCTGTCTTGGGACTTGGTGTGGCGGGAGCGTTTGGCATCAGCCGGGGTGAAAGCCCATTTCCCTTTGCAGAGCCCCTCCCTGCGGAGAGCAGGAGAAGTTTCTGTGCCCTCAAAGGTTTGTTATTTGCGAGCGGTCCTCCTGTTTGATTGCAGTGTGGGGACCCATTCGCCACCGCAGAGGCGGACGCTGGTAGCACCGTCCCAGAGTGTCCCCCCTGAGTGCTAGGGGGACCAGGGGGACTAAATGCGACCTGGGAAGGCCATGGGAGTCAGGAAGAGGTGGGTCCGCTGGCCTCGTGATCTCCGCGAGTGAGGAGAAGCCAGGTGTTTGCAGCAGAGGGAGGAGGCCTCGCACTTCCCCGCGTGGACgttttatttggaatttaaacAGAAGATCAAGTCTAGGCCGGCTGAGACCATTCAGGGTGTTTTTCCAGTTGTCGTCATGAGCCGTCTGCGTTTGTGTGTACTTAGCTCGCCAGAGGTTAACCTGGGCCAAGAGCAGACGCCCTTCCCTGCCCAGGGCACAGCatcctgtctcccccacccagGGCACGGTGTCCGGCATCTGGCTGGGGGCGCCACGGGGGCTCCTCCCGGCCAGCGGTGGCCTCCCCACTGCTCTTCTGTGCTTAGTTAAGAGGCGCGTGTAACCTGGCATCCAAGTGCACCAGCGGAAGTGGAACGCCTGGGGTGTGGTCGTCAGCTGGCCAGGGGCTGGAGTCAGGGTGGGGCAAGGTCACAGGGTCTGGTCCGTGGGGCCTCTTCCTGACTTCGGACCCCACATGGGCCCAGAGTGCTCTCTGGTGTCCGTCTTTGTAGGGCACTAACCCCGTGATGGGGGCCCCACCCCCACGACCTGACGCGAACCTAGAGGCCCCAACGCCCAGACGCTCAGCGTGCGCATTTTGGGGCATGTCACAGGCAGGGCGCAGACTCAGAGGTCTGTCCTCTGTAAAAGTGTCTTTTCCCTTTGCACACTGAGTCACCGAGCTTGTccaccccggggtgggggtggggctgtccTCCTCCTGGATGGGGGCGTGGGGAGTCTGGGTATGTTTTTGGAATTCTGCTTTGGGGATTTGTCTTTTATTCGTCTGTCTGACTTGGGATGGGTGTGTTTCCACATGTTTCACACTCCAGGTTATACTCTAGGCCTTACTTGGCTCACGTGTGGGCTTCTCTGCCCCTCGGGAGCTCGCctctggctcctgtgtccctctgGCGGCCTCCCCTCAGTGCACTTGCTGGTGggcacttccttccttcctggcgTCTCCTGCCCCGGGCCCGGGCCCAGCCGTTTCTCCCCGGCTCCTCCCCTGGAGGATGGTCCCGGGAGCCACGTTCTGGGGCTGGCGTGCTCCTTGTCACTCTGGGCCTCTCGGCCGACAGTCGGAGCCACGTGTACAAACAACCCGTGTGTACAGACAGCTCTCGGGTTTCTGCACCTGTCTGTCGGTATCCGGACCTCGAGCGGACACCGGTTCATGCTGGCGTGTCTCACTCTGGTCCGAACCACAAGTTACTtttggtaaaaaaataattttctcgggggcgcctgggtagctcagtgggttaagcgtctgactctggattttggctcagatcgtgatctcacagtttgtgggatcaagccccacattgggctctgcactgatagcacggagcctgcttaggattctctctctctgcccttccctggctcatgtgctctctctctctgtctctctcttaaaataaataaacttaaaacaatgtttCCCAGAGTGCCCTGGGAAGGAACCAAAGGCACGTACACGTGGTAGAGGAACCACCCCATTCGGTCCCTTCATTCTGACATTTTGATTCAGGTCACAGGGTCACTGCACCCCATCAACACTGCTGGGTGCTGGGAGCGCAAATACGGGAGGCCCAGGTGAGCGTGTGCCGTCTGGCCCTCAGGGCCAGACGTCCCGGGAGAGGATTCAgacccctgcttcctcctccagaGTACAGCCCCGAGGGCGGTGAGGAAGGCTCACCCAGCACAGGAGCCCGGTGCTGGCAGGCACCATCCTGGTGAGCCCCGTGCACCACAGCCTCTTGTCTGTGGGGTTCCAGCGCcgcccccccccgcacccccactGCTCCGCTTCCTCTCGGCGTGaagccttccctctccccaggctaATTTCTGTATGAGGCCACAGACTGTCTCGTATTGGGTCTCGTAAAGCAGAGGCAGGGGTGCCAAGTGAGCGCCTCGGATTCCAGCTGGCGCTCCTATTCCTGGTAGCGACCGAGCACGCTCCGGGGGGCTTATGAGTGGGAAAACGTGAGAGTGCCAGATGTAATAATGTCCAGCAAGGAAGGAAGCTGAAGTTCAAATAGAACCCGGACGCGGCTCACCAGGTTGTGCACATCCTCGCAGAGCCCGGACTCTTCTGTAAAGGGTCCGACTTAACGTGCGTGTGGTCCCACCCTGGCCCGCTGACCCTTCCTCGCAGGCCCGCGCCGCGGTCAGGCCTGCACAGACCCCCTGCCATCTGGCCTGCACAGACCCCGTGCTCCAGCCTGTGCCTGGCGTAGCTCCCTgctttggcgggggtgggggtggttggtGGTCACAGCTGCCCGGTGCCCGCATTGCAACGGGCGGGTCTCTTACCGTGAGCCATTCTCAATGAGTTCAGGGAAAAGCTGCACTTGTGGAATTTCAGGGGAAAGGGCACAAAGTGTGCACTTCTGTGAAGCCACAGAGACCGGCTGGGCTGGTGGCTGGGGTGCGGGCTGTGGACACGCAGCAGCCGGTGACGTGGGTCCGGGTGGCTCAGGAAGAGGCTGGTCATTCCCGGGTTCGGACTTGGCTGCTTACTTGGCAGAGAGGAGCCTTCCCAGCCTCTGGAGACATACCTGTGCCCCCGCGGCCGCTCCTCTCCCCGGGTGAGCACAGACCCTTTTAGGTGAAGACAGGGAGCTGGTTCTTGGGGTGACTGGGAGGCGTCCCCACGACACTGACGCCCGTGTCCCTTCTTGCAGCAGTCTTGTGTGAACTGTGGCCGCGAGGCCCTGAGCGAATGCACCGGCTGCCACAAAGTCAACTACTGCTCGACCTTCTGCCAGCGCAAGGTGCGTGCCTGCTCCCGCCTGGGTGCCCCCTGCTGTCCTGATCTCATGTGCATGCCCCCTGCTGCCCCATCCCctaacgccccccccccccactgctgtCCGGTCCCCAAGTGTGCACCACCTGCCTCCCAGTCCCCGCGCATGTGCCCCCCTGCCACACTGTCCCCACGCACGTGCCCCCCGGCCGCCCCATGCACATGCCCTTTGCACTGCCACCGCCTACCCGCTAGGAGAGGCAGCTGCACCGGCTCCCTCCCTCGCCCACCGCGGCACAGTCCGCCCATTAGTCCTGTCTGCCCGGCCTCAGTCTCCTGCAAGTGTCCGCAGGACCAAAGccctgaagaagacacacacctCGAGTGCAGTGGCCCGAGGCCTTCATGGTCAGGCATTTGCTGGCCTGGGCAAGCGGCtgttcccgtgtgtgtgtgtgtgtgtgtgtgtgtgtgtgtgtgtctcccctgTCGGCCGCTGTTTTCTGGAGTCACTGGTGCTAGCTGGTTCAGGTGTCCCTAATTTCTCCCACCCACACTCAGCAGGGCTGTCACTGTCTCTTCTTGGTGCTGATTTGAAACTTAGCAGAGTTAAGAAGGGCAGTGTATTTCATGGATAAATACTGGCTAATGGAGCCCTTAGCGTGGCCCCCATGCTGCCTTAAGAGGTAGCTGTGTGCCTGCCGACACCACTGTCCCCGCCAGGTGGCTTTCTGGAGCCTCTGTCACCAGCATTTCTGGAGCAGGAATAGCAGATGGCAGACGGAGGTGGGTGGGGACAATGGTCAGGGCCGAGTGCACATCGAGTTCCAGCGGGTCTGCAGATGCCTGAGCGCTGAGCGCTCCCCACAGTGCCGTGGGGGGGAAGGGCATGTGCGCACATCCCGCGGCCCCGGGAGAGTGCGCGAGAGCATCTTGCAGTCAAGTGCTAGGTGGCCTGTAGGTGTGTCTGTGGGGCAGGACCTGCCTCCCACGCGTGCTGGTAGCCCGGAGCCCGTCGGTCCCTCCACCCGCAATTGGTAGAGTTTTGGGGCCCGGAAGTCTGCACCTCCCCTGTAGGTGTCAGCACCGAGGAGGGGGCATCGGGCTTGTTAGAGCCTCCGGGCAGCAGCCTGTGCCCGGGGCTGCGGAGGAGGAGCGGGCACGTGGGGTGGCCAGGGCCGGTGGCGGGCCCCAGGCTGGTGCTGCCATGTGGCCAACCTTGGGCCTCGCTTTCTGCATCTTCCTTGAACTGGAACGATCACACGGACGGTTCGTGGGTTTGCTTCCCGATGGAATCGCTTCAGATGAGATTTTGTCTGAACTGCAGCCTGGGGCTGTGTGCTTGTGAAGCAGGCAGGCTAAACTTTAGGTATAATTTTGTGGACGAAGACTCCCTTTTTCCCTGGATTGTGTTAACTTTGTTCTCCTTTGATGTGTCTTATTGATAAAGACatgctttggttttatttctgtaaattgatacaaaatgaatctcaaaatccATAATTCTCATGTGGGACCCAAAATGAACAGCGGGTGGGGGGTGTGAAGACAGAGGCCTGGGCTCCTCGTGGTGACCGGTAAAAGCTGATGTGACGGCCAGCAGTCCCGTCCGGAACGGCTCCCTCGATCCCTCCTGCGAACACGTGGGCGGGAGGTCAGTGCTGCGGGGTGACAAGGGCCATGACCTGGTAGGTTTTAACTCGCAGATGTGGTCTCCGTTCCGCATCTCGTCTGCCGTGTGTGCACGGACTCCACGACACGGGCCCGTTTTCAGGGTACGACCTGGTGATCGTTAGTACTTGTAGCGCCAACATCCCAGTTCGGTCGTGGAACGGTCCACCACCCCTGAAGGACCCCgtgggcccctccccagcctctgagAAGCACGAGTCTACTTCCTGTCCTCGTGTGTTTGCCTCCTCTGGGCACGTCACGTGGCGAGTGCTGTGATGTGTGGTCTCGGGCACCTGGCTCCTCGCGTTGGCGCATTTTCGCGGCTTCTGCTCCAGGGCACGAGCCCGGGCTTTGCCCCTTTTCTCCTGTTCCCGCTGGCCATCACCAGGAGTGCCGCTCTCTCCGAgtttgtgagttcgcgccccTTCCTAGGTGGGCGTGTCTTCCCCTGCCCGGGCTGGGACCTCGGCGTGGGCTCGCGGGGTCGTGCGGGCAGTTTGTGTTTGGCTTTGCCGAGAAAGTTCCAGACCGCTTTCCCAAGTGGCTGCGGGTGctacccctcccccgccagcACGTGGCGTGGTCCAGCGGCCGCAGCTGTCCACCAGCTGTCCACCAGGTGCTAACTGGCATTCCTGTAACGACCAGTCATTTGGGCACCTTCGCATTACTTAGCGGGCAGTCGTGTGTCTCTTTTGGGGAAACATCTGTTCAGACCTTTTGCCCCCGTTTGAATTGGGTCATTTCAGTAAGAGTATAGAGGGTTCTGTGCACGCTCTGGACATGGGCCTCCATCAGATACGTGATTTGCCAGGACTTCCAGCCTGTGACTTGTCTGTTTAATTTCTTAGTAGCAGGTTTGCAGGGCAAAAGTTTCTAACGTTGGTGAAGTCCAGTGTATCCAAAAAGTTTTTCATGGAGATCACACTGTGGGTGTTGTGTCTCAGAACTTGTGCCGGCCTCCTGTTTTCCCCTAAAACACTGTCGTGTGTGCACCACGACGCCTTTCGAGCTCACAGTCACGTGCGGTGTGATGCCATGGCCCGGGCCGGCCCGGGCAGTTGTACACATTTTGTGCgttcccacagtttgtgggtgaTTCCCGGGGAGACTTCCGTTCTTGGGATATAATTATTTTACTGTGAGAACAGGGCAGGCTTGTTGTAGAAAACCTAGGAAACGTAGGACAGCACAGAGACGACCAGCTGGAACCCTGCCGTCCTGGACAGCGCCCCATCTGTACTTGCTTTTGCCCAGCGTGTTTGTGTTCGTTCCTATCacgtagtttcttttctttctttcttttttttttaatgtttctttatttctgaggggGTGGgacatgagcgggagaggggcagagaaagagagacacacacagaatccgaagcagggtccaggctccgagccgtcagcatagaacccgacacggggctcgaactcgcgaaatgtgagatcgtgacctgagccgaagtcagacgcttaaccgcgtgagccacccaggcgcccccccatcaCGTCATCTCTTGACCAAGCCCTAGGCTCACCTCCGGTCGAGGGTTACATCTGTTTCGACTAACACGGCCCTCATTTGTCCAGCCCCCCGGTCCTCGTCCAGAGCCCCAGTCTGGGCTGAGAGGTGGCTTCTCACTGCCTGCAGACGGGCTCCAGCCTTGCCTGAGCtcagccccctctccccctgccaacAGCCCGACAGCATCTGCCCTGACCAGGGACTTGGTGGGCTTCCCCTCACGAGGACGTGGTATCTTGCTCGGCacacctgccctgtccccagtCTTCTCGTGGCCACAGCCACTGAACCCTTCTGTGGACATGAGGCCGGCCCCAGCTTTGTTCTCTCATTTTTGCCGGTGTAAGTAACACCGTGGGCGACGACGGCACCGGCTACAAATACTTCCTTGCAGGCgtgactttcttttctctgtatctcagGCGACAGAGGGATCAGAGTGCAGGTGGGCCTCACGGTGTCGGTGTCCTCGGGGCTCACCCCGGTTGTTTGCCATCTGAGCCGGCGCCTGCCACGTGGGGGTGGGCTTCGGGCCCTGCTCCCCAGGTCACACTCAGGTCACGTGGGGCGTGCCCTTCCTTTCAGGACTGGAAGGACCACCAGCACGTGTGTGGCCAGTCGGCGGCTGTCACCGTCCAGGCGGACGAAGTCCACGTCACTGACAGCGTGATGGAGAAAGTCACCGTGTAAGGGTCCCTGGGTCCCCTCTCCACGGTGCCGCCGGGCTGCCGCAGGTCGGGGACTCCGGAGGATGCTGAGGAGGTGAAAACGCTTGCTGGTCAAGTTGTTAACAGACTCTAAGTGACCTGCGCCCTTGGAAATGAGCCCCTGCTGCCCAGAAGCCCTGAGGGAGGTCGGGGCAGCGGCTGGACGCCGGCCCCGGGCCCTTGGCGCCTTCTCTCGGTGCTCTTTTTATCCCCTGGTCTTCCCCACGGGTGTGTCGTGTGCCGTAACACGCGTGTACATAACGTGTCTGTCAATAAAGCGGACGTCTCTGCCCCACCGGACGGGTGACCCCAGCTCCAACTTCCCAGATGCCCCGGAGGTGGGGGGGCCTCAGCTTTGTGTTTCCTGACGCGCAGTCCGGAGGCCACAACTCCCAAGTGTGTGGAGCAGCGAGTGGGTGGTGGCACTGTCCCCGGCGGCCGTTGGCTACCTGCCTGCTGGGAGCCGCAGGCCCAGTCTCTGAGGTGATACGGCCCAGACTCGCTGCCTGATGGCCGCCGCCACACGGCCTTCCTTCTCTCTAGCATGAGCTTATACCCCGAGAACCCCGACCACCCAGAGGCCAGGCCAGCCCTGCGTCTTTCCACCTGCACCgaggggcagagggcacaggGGGCCAGAGAGGGGTCGGCGCCTGGAGCACTTGGCTGGCTCTGGAAATGAGACCTGCCTCCTCTGCTGACCAAGGGTGGTGCCTGAGGAAGTTGCCCATGTTCTGGAAACTTCTGCGGGTTTCCAGAAGTGCCCTCGTGGCCTCCGAGCCCTTGGCCTGGCGTCGCCCTGTTTTCTCTGCACTCGTGAGGCTCGGGAGCTCCATtgttccgggggtgggggggaggtgaagGCCCACCCCAGCCGGAGACACGCCCTGTGTGTGCAGCCGGCACAGCCCCCGGGCGCTGGCACGATGGCACGCTTCCCTGGATTCTCACGCTTCCCTGGATTCTCACGCTCATCTGCCGGTTCTGCGAACTGTGCATGTTCACACCCCTGTGGGAGGGGGAGAATTCCCCCAGCCCTGACCCTTCCTGGGCTCCTACTTCCAGAAAGTTCTCCCAAGTCTGTAGCACCCTAGAGACTTGACTTTGGGGACACTGGCTCCAGAACGAGCTGAGGGGGTGGCCAAAGTCCTGATAGGAAGGGGTGTGAGCATGGGGGTCCCGGAGATGCTGCTCTATCTCCCGAGCCGAGCCTGGCTCCCAGAGGCGCCCTCGGGTCCTGCGGGCCTGACCTGGCCTCGCCACAGACCCCGGTCGGCTGCTCTCAGGGAGCCCGTCGTGGGCCCTGCTCCCCAGAAGCTGCTgcctctgccctcatgacctctGCAGACTAAGCTTGGATTTTCTTTTACTGAGTTTAGCACGTACTGGAGTCACCGAATCTCACCTTCCTGCCTTTGCCAGCACCTCTCAGAGAGATAAAGGCTGAGGAATCTGGGCACGTGCCCCAAGCCGAGGCCGTGGTGAGTGCCGGGATTTGACCTCGATGCCCCCCAGACTGCCCGCCCCCCACTGGGCACAGTCTTCAGAGGCGCAGTGCTGCAGacaatgtggggggaggggcacatcTCAGCCCTGGCCACCCCCCTGCTTCCCTGGGTTTGCTCAGCGTAGAGGTGGCAGGAAAGGGGACTGGGGGGCACGTCAGCCTCAGCAGAAGGGATCTGGgagcgcacccccccccccccctgccgccCAACTTGAAGACGCTGGCCACCTGCCTGCCCGGAAAGACTTCACGTGCGGGGCCCCAGAGCCACTGCCTCCCTCTGGCGGCCAACTTCTTAAAACAGAACCCTCCGGAATGCACGTTGTGGGGGCAGTGCTTCAAAGGGTATTGTTTCTAGGCCTGTGAAGTGTTCTTAGCCCTGGCTGGGGGAAGGCTTCTGGAAATTGCCCTTGGGGGCCCAGGCTTCGCCGCTGGTCCACAGAGTTCCACGTCAGGGCTTCTGAGGGCATCTCCAGCCTCCAGGGACAGGCGAGGGGCCGGCCTCTGTCAGCCAGCGGTCAGCACAGGCTGGGCCGTTCAGGGCGCCGCAGGCTGGGGTGACCCTTGGCATCATCGGGCGCGGCTGAGTGAGCTTGATGGCCGAGGCGCCTCCGGGGGCCTCCCAGTCCACCAGGCCCTCTGTGGCTCCCATGTACCTTTTGCTCCACCCCGTCCCCCTCGCCCACCTTGTCCCCCTCTGTTGGGAGCTGCAGATTCTGTCCAGAGGGCCAGCGGGGAGAGGGCGGGGTCCCCAGCAGCTCCCAGCCCATTCTCAGCTCTGTCGCTGAGGGCGGGTGCAGCTCACGAGGTCGGTCAGCCCACAGACCGGTGGGGAGGGGCCCACAGCTGGCTGGCAGGGGAGCTGCTGGCCGCGTCCCGATGGCACGCCTCCACGGGCACACGTGAAGGGAACATCGGGGGCACGTGGGGCCCCGAATCTGACCCTGCCCTAGCCTGAGGGCCCCAGTGGCCCTGTCCCTGCCCTTTACTTCCAAGTCTGAGACTCCCTGGAGGGACCGTAGACCCAGCTTGGAGCAGGTCTCTGTGCCTGGGGCAGCCATCCGGGGCTCCTGTCTGAATATCGGGGCTGCTCCCTGTGGGGAGACTCAGGGTGTCTCCTGCAGCTGCCCTCACACTTCATGGGCAAGAAGGTGCCAGAAACTCCAGCAGCCGCCAGAGCCAGGGTCCACCgggtgcccctctccccactcccactgaGACCCTGAGCAGGAGGGAAGGGGCGGCCCCCCTCTGTCCACAGAAGAGTTTAACATGCTGAGGTATCACCCAGCCTCACAGCCCGTAATTTCTCAGGTTCGCAAGAAAACTTCGCGCCTCGAACCACAGACAGCGCCCCCGACACGGGAATAGTAACCCTGGGGCCCCCGGACCGGGAGGGCCCAGATGAAGTCCAGGTTGAGCTGTCCCTGGTCGGAGGGGCTCAGAGCTGCCCCCTCCTCCCTAGGAACAGGAGCCTTGCTGTGAGCAGGGGGGCCAGTCAGCCACAGCACACGGGGCAGCTTGGAGGCTCTGCCCTGCTTCAGGCCGGgcccctcctcctggctccccTGTTCTGGGCCTCGCCGCCTCACGGGCAGCCTCAAGGCAGAGGATCGAGGAGGCTGCCTTGGTGGGCCCACCCACCcggcccccccggccccccggccccccggccccatCTCCTTGGGGCCTGGGACATCACTAAAGCCGGGAGCTGGCCGGGAGCCATGCTCTGACCTGGGCCCGGCTCTGCTGAGTCTGTAAGGACAGTGGAGTGGACACTTGGCTGGTCCTTGCAGGAGCAGGGGGCCCGGCTGCTGATGGCCCACTGTGGCTGCCTTCCCACTGGGGAAGTCTCAAGAAACTGTCTCCTCCCTGCAGGACAGCTGTCTACACTCTCCACTGAAAGAGGGGCAacagctgggggcagaggggcagctggTGCCACGGTGTGTCAGGGAGGGAACCGTTCGGGGGAGGGTGTGAGTCACCATGGGTGACCCCGTGGACAGCCCCACAAGCAGAGCCCAAACCTTCTTAGGCAAGAGCTGGTCTGGTTCTGGAAGCTTCTCCATGGGCGAGCCTGAATGGGCCTTTCTGGAGCCTCCCTGCCCATCCTAGGGGCAGAACTGGCATCCCTCCCACCTGACCCTGAGCCAGGAGCCAGTTTGGTGGGGTCTGTTCTCTGGGCTTcctcagaaggaaggaggggttCACTGGCCCGGCAGGGGGGTCTGGGCTCCCAGTGGGGCAGAGGcccctcctcccgctcctccccacaccccccagccCACTCCCCCAGCCCGCAGCCTCCCCAGCAGGTATTTAGGAAGGAATTTGTTTAATCTTAGTCGTACAAAACCCCCTCCCTTACTGGGGTCCTGCCCCCGGAGGCATGGCCGGGTCCTCCTGGGCCCAGGTCCTCGCAGAGGACGCAGTGGGCGCACGCGGAGGGATCCGCCCAGCAGCAGAGGCGCAGGGCCTTGCGGAAGACGGTGCGGAACTCGGCGTTGAAGACGGTGTAGATGACGGGGTTGAGGGCGCTGTTGACGTAGCCCAGCCAGGTGACCGCGCTGACCAGCCGCGGGGGCACGGCGCAGGTAGGACACAGTGCCCGGGTGATGTGCACCACAAAGAAGGGAGTCCAGCACACCAGGAAGgcccctgggggcggggccggagggCGCGGTGAACCCGGGTCCCCGCGGCGCCCAGCCCGCCCTGGGCACCTCCTCCCACCGGGGGCACTGCCACCTTCCACTCCGCCCACCGACCCCAGGGCAGGTACCCACCGACCACCACCGGCAGGACCCTCATGGCCTTGCGCTCCCGGCCGGTGATCTTGGCGCGCCTCCTCCTGGGTGCCTGCCGCGGGGGCTCGGCTGGGACGGCGTCGGGGGGCGCGACGGCCTCGGGGGGCTCGCCGACCTCGGGGGGCGGTGGGCCGGGGCCGCTGGGCCGACGAGGCGCCCGGCAGTGCAGCTTGGCCTGGCGAGCCGCCTCCCAGCGCCGCAGGCCCCGGAACGTGGCCCAGTAGAGCAGCAGCATGAGcgggcagggcaggaagaaggagcACACGGACGAGTAGACCACGTAGTCGCGGTTCTCCAGGCGGCACACGGCGGGGTCGCGGCCGCGCCGGTCGTTGAGGCCGCACAGCACGggcgccgccaccgccgccgacAGCAGCCACGTGGCGCCGATGAGCAGCAGCTGACGCCCCCCGGCGCCCTGGCGGTTGTAGCTCAGCGGCACGGCCACGGCCACGAACCTGCAGGGGGGCGCGGTGAGGGCGGCCGGCACGGGGCAGGGGGCGCGCGCGGCCGGGCGGCGGGGACTCACCTGTCCACGCTGATGGCGCACAGGTTGAAGATGGAGGCGGTGCACAGCATGACGTCCATCGCCATGAGCGCGTCGCAGAGG from Panthera tigris isolate Pti1 chromosome D1, P.tigris_Pti1_mat1.1, whole genome shotgun sequence includes the following:
- the DRD4 gene encoding D(4) dopamine receptor — encoded protein: MGNRSAADADGLLQGRGPGAGGGAGTPGAAAALAGGVLLIGAVLAGNALVCVSVAAERALQTPTNYFIVSLAAADLLLALLVLPLFVYSEVQGGVWLFSPGLCDALMAMDVMLCTASIFNLCAISVDRFVAVAVPLSYNRQGAGGRQLLLIGATWLLSAAVAAPVLCGLNDRRGRDPAVCRLENRDYVVYSSVCSFFLPCPLMLLLYWATFRGLRRWEAARQAKLHCRAPRRPSGPGPPPPEVGEPPEAVAPPDAVPAEPPRQAPRRRRAKITGRERKAMRVLPVVVGAFLVCWTPFFVVHITRALCPTCAVPPRLVSAVTWLGYVNSALNPVIYTVFNAEFRTVFRKALRLCCWADPSACAHCVLCEDLGPGGPGHASGGRTPVREGVLYD